The Elaeis guineensis isolate ETL-2024a chromosome 5, EG11, whole genome shotgun sequence DNA segment TGGGCTCCTGTCCGAGCAACCTGAACAGCATCTCCCCCTGCTCCAATGGTGTCAATGCCTTCCCCGGTCCGCCAATAGGCAAAATTTTGCAGGTCTTATCTTCATCCATCACGCAATCAGCAATGAAGGATGCGAGGTCCTCCTCGCTGATCGGCTTGCAGGCGCAAAGCCTGCCATCGCCGAACATCACATAAGGCTTCCCGCCCTTCACCGTCTCCACCTGCCCGCCCAAGCTCTTGAAGAAGGCAGTCGGACGAACAATGCTGTAGGTGAATCCAGTCCCATCAGCAGCCTCCTTCTCGAGCTTCGCTTCAAACTTGAGCTTCGCCCTCTGGAACTCAAGGAGTGGTTTCTGCACGCAGATTGCGGACAAGAGGACGAGGTGGGATGCGCCGAGCCGGCGGCCGGCGACGAGGCTGTTCCGGGTGGCGCTGTAGTCAATCTTCCACGAGTCCTTGATGCCGCCGGTGCGGCTGGCGAGGCAGCAGACGACGGCGTCGATGGGAAGACCGAGGGAATCGAGAGAGCGGTGGAGGGCGTCGAGGTCGGTGACATCGGAGAAGCAGACGGTGGAGCCGGCGAGCTGCTGGAGGGTCTGGTCCTTGTCGTTGCGGCCGCGGATGCCGCTGCGCTCGCGGGCGACGGCGATCACGTTGAAGCCCCGCCGGCAGAGCTCGCGGACGACGAACTTGCCGATGTAGCCGGTGGAGCCGGTGACGAGGATGTTGATGTCTTTGGGGGGTTTGGTTCTGAAGGAAGGGGAGGGGGTGGTGGTGGGTTTGAGTACTGGAGAAGGTGGGATGGGAGAACTGGATGCATCGATGGAGAGTTTTATGGTGCTGGGTTTGGGCTTGGAGGGGTTTATTAGAGGGGAAATGAGAAGGGAGGAAGGGAAgtgggggagagaggagaggtggGGATGGGAGTGGAGGAGAAGGGGAttggaggaggagatggagaggAGCATTTGAGTTTGGGGAGACCGGATAAGAGTTTCGTATATGGGATGGATGTGGAAGGAGAGGGGAGGGACGAggtgaaggaagagagggagggttGTGGACCGGGGGGTGTGAGAGTGGTGGCTGGTGATGTGGCTTCTTGTATGGTTGCTTAGAAAGAGAACAAGTTTGTGGCTGGTGGATAATGGTATCTTGTGGGCAGCGTTCAGAAGGTCGTTAGTTAAAGTTCTCAATTAATTTTAACCTGAAACCAGAAACTGAATTCTTCAGACTGGTGGAAACCTGAAATGAGTTTAATAATTGACCATACTGAATAAATTGATATCACTAATTGTAATATCTCCCAACACtgattcaaaaatcaaaactaggTGCTGATTAAAATTACCCGGAATGCAACCATGCCCACGGTTGATAGCCCTATCAGACAGAGAGAAGATGCCAACAAAAGAACATGTCAACAAACACCACGCTGTCAATGTACCAAATCTAGATAACTCCATGCAACCTTTGTTGTCCAAAGCACAAAAAggcaaacaaagaaaaaatctggCATGTGTACTACTGCAGGCTGGACGTAAAAAAATTGCCATCCACTTAGTAAGAGATTACCTTCTTAATATCCAATGCAACATGTATGATGGGGTGAAAATTACGGAGCGTTCATCCTTTGAATAGTTGATAAAAGTGTGAGCTTCTTTGAAATAATATTGATTATTCAAGTGCTTTAAGAGTACTCACAATCCAGACTTATGATGGTTACCTGTAGTATGCAATACGTTTCAAAGGTATCTTACTCCCTCTTTATtggttgaatttattataaaagaaaaaaaaaggaaagaaaagcatggAAGCACTTGCGTTTATCTTTTAAGAGTTACTGAGGCACTGAACAGGTCTTTAACAGTAGTAGGTATAACAGAACGCCAGGGCCTATTCCATTAATGACAAATGTATCTATCTCATCTCTCGTTAACAAAGGCAATCAAAGAAATTTTACTGGGAGTTGCCTGGCTGCTTGTCCATTatattcattcatcatcatcatcatcaacatAATCATCAGTATCATCACTGTCATCATCAGTGTCAAAACTTTCATGGTTGTCCAGCAAGTTAGCCTGGATTTGTCGAAAATGGCTGATGTGATCTCTTGCCTCAGAGATGAGAGAAGTCCTTGCAGCTTTGAAAGCTCCAATTTCCAGCTCAGTGTTGGTCTTGGTACACCAATCAGCATCAGAATTTGCAGTCTTAGCAAAAGTTCTTCTCCTTGCATCTCTACAATGCAGGTGGTCAATGTACTTTTCATGCAGAGCTATGTTCTTTATCTGCTTCAGAACCTCAGGACTTGGATCAGCTTGCCGCGTCTTGAATCTTGAGAGCATTTTCTTGTGAGATGATGAAGATCTCTCACTGCATTTTTGGAGGCAACTGGAGGGTTTAATTATGCAATCAGGTGAGTTAATCTCTGGATGTTCCTGGGGTAGCAAGTATGGTGAAGTTTCAAGAATTAAGAAATGATCTGCTTCCTGGCTTCGATCTACGAGGCAGTGCTTCCTCATTAAATGCCTTGCTGTCTTTTGTGCAACAAGAATATTCTGTTTACTACTTCTAACCCTTTTTACTTTTGTCTTCATAAGCTCCGTAGATTTACTGTCTGACAAAGTGAAAATGCCTACAGGAGAAAGATTCAATCTATTTGCCCGTGAACGAGGTTGAGGTTGAGTTGGGGTTGCAAGGTCAGCATGGATCCTGTTGAAGCATTCCTGTGCAGACTTCCCTGGCACCTACAGAAAGTTACAATAACAGATATTATGTTAACTTTATGGCAAGCTGACATCATGGGATtggattcagaaaaaatatggcaAAATATTCAGTATGCACGttgaagaaaaaataaacaaGTTCAGCTGACTCAAAGCAATGGAGTAACAGAGATTTGAAGTTCCTAACATGGTCCCAGAAATGTTTCGATTTCTACTTGGATATTTGCTTTAGCAGGCTTTATTCAGAGATTAATATTACCAGTAAAATGCATAACCACCTGTATGGAAGTTACATCACCATTTGAATTGCAAAAGATGCATGTGTTCAATGAAGAAGAGGTTAGTCAACCAAATGACAACATTtcttctttgcaacaaactcattATACTCTAAGCTCTAATAAATGTGAATGTCTATAGTAATATAATTGTTGGCATGAACGAACAAGCACAATAATAGACCTTGCAAATAATGAAATCTACAAAGAAATCTTAGTTTTGTCAAAAATATAAAGAGAACTAAGGAAATACACCAATCATCTATTGACACCATTTCTAGAAGCAAGCAAGCTTTATTATTTCTATCCAAAAGAGTCCCTATGGAATTTAAAAGACAGAACTTACACAGACATCAAGCAACCAATATTATATGCAGCAAATAACCACCGTTGAAAACAAACATGTGGCATAGCTAATAATCACCACACAAAAGTCTTTCAGAAAATGAAGTCCAGGACCCATAACCAGTTATGCCAAAGATTTTGCTTGAAACAAGTATTTAGGTGCCAACATATACCAATCTGTACTAGCGCCAGCTAAATACAGGCACATTCCATTTTATCATGCCAGTCCATATCGGTCCATGTTACTTGTAGATTGGCAAGCAAACCCTTTTTCTGGGAGAGGATCTTGCCCCCTACATGCTAGCAGTAATTGGCATGAATATAGGTGCATGGTGTTTTAATCCTTGGCCTGAATATACCAACAAAAGTTACATTGCAACCCCATTATCTTCTTTGAGTTTCCAATTTTAACATCACTATTTTATCTGAGTCTCCAGTTCTTATACCTGTTGGGGCCTATATAGTTGTGACTTCTCTCATTTAGAAGCACGATCACTTTTCTCATAATCACTTTTTGATTTTCTACAATCCACCACCAAGTTTGCTCACTCATTCTTTCATTTACTACTTGATTCTGATAGTCCAGCAATCTTTTAGAAGAAAATATTGTCTGatccatcattattttttttcccattttgaAGAACAGTATATTTTCTATCTTTAGATTTCTTCAACAAATTTTTCTTAGTTATTTTATAGCTTCTGCTTTTAGCAGTCATCGTTTGGTGCAATGGTAAAAGGCTTGGGCGAACAAGTGCAATGGTGTGGCTTTGAGTCCTAGAGCAGGCATttagtaaaaaaaaatgaaaaagaagctAAAGATTAGGTGTATTCCCAGTTTGCCCCTTCAAAGATCCTGGATTGCCAGGACAATGACTGGGTAATGTACTTTTATTTTATAGCTTCTTTTCCATTTCTAGAATGCAAATAAACGGCTATTAACCTATCTTGGGTGATCAAACTTTCTTTCCTAgtaatatattacaatatttgCATCAATTTCTCTTTCTTCATCAGGAGACTAGACACAGATATGCATATTAATCTGAGTCATGGTTATTTCTTATTGATAGATAGCAAACTTCTCACCAAGTTCCTACTTCCTAACTCAAAATCCTTGTCCATTATATATGCCACTCCTCTCCTTTACTATTTCTCCTTGCATGGCTTTTGCTGTTAAGCCACCACATTTGTATTTCTTCTCCATCCAGAATACCTTGCATTGTATATCCATCTCTAGTTGCATACAGTTCTTTCCTTCCTGCTGACTTGTACTACACCTAAGCATTTGTTTTATTACAATTACCTTCTCTAATGCTATTTTAAAAGCTACTAGCTTATCAATGTTCCATCATAATTTCAAGATATGAATATCTCCTttgaatattttttcaataaatgTCCCAATACCATTCTTTTTATCATGTCCACATATTTATATCAATAAGCCAACATCAATCTCCTTAGACTTTTTCTTAATCCATTCAAAATGATCTCTTGTAAACATGCAAAGTTGAATCTCCTCAGTTCAAGTTCCTTGTTCTGTTGTGTCAAGATCAAAAAGGCTTCAACCAGACAATAAAAAATTCTTCTCCTTTAGAAATATCTTCTTCACCCAATATTATGTCACTGGAAGAAGTCCTAACTTATGGTCACTGCTAGTGCAACCCCATTACAGTTTCCAGATCATTGCCCCAAAGAAACATATTTTTCCCACTGCAATATATCCACTTTCTTGGGGGATCTTTTACATCCCCAACATGAATGCCTTAGCAAAGCCTTGCCCTTTCTCAATGCAACAACATCAAGTCGAAGTgcatcacttacacaactctacCAGAACTACTacattttctctacatgatcaagtCAATTGTGGTGTGTCACTCATAAATATGTAGAGTTCAAAATATTCACCAAATCCATCTCATACTATATACCTCCACTTTAAATCTGCCATCAATCATGACTCAACCCTCCACCTTTTCCTGTCATTTCTTTTCCCGTCATCTTCTTTAAGTATCtaaaatggagaaatcagaccattcaaaatcattttttaaaaaattaaaaagaacctTCAATAAGGCGAGCTATGTTAATCATCAAACTGCAAAATGTTTTAACTAGTCCTCCAGTTCAGGAATCTTGCCAAACCTGTATAAGCATTGCAACTTCCAAATTGCCCTCATAGGTTCCAAATTTACTCATTATCTGCTAGACCTCTCTACATTTTGCATAATCTATAAATGCTAGATATGTGGAAAAATTTGCTAAATGTTTTGGTTAGGTATTACCATAGTAAGAAGTAAAGACATTTTCAAAATTTCAAGTAACCACGCTACATAATCCTGATCATGAGAAGAAGCACATGCGGAAGTTTTGCAGAAACTCTTGTACACAATTGGCATGCCAGAGCTGCTAGTAAGGGACATTTACTGCAGACATAGGGAAGTCAGAAGAAATTTTAACTTCCATTATGCAAACTACTTCAATCAAAACCTATACGTCAAGTTGTCAACTATCAACTTTATCTGCACTGGATACCTAATAGCCGGTTAATCTAGGTGTGATCAATAACAAAATGGACGCATTTGCATGTATTTGAGGTCTCAAGTGAGTAATAAATCTTACAAATGAGTATTCCAGCAGGATTTCCCATGTCAAGAATCCTACATCACGAGAATCATACCAAAACTACCAAAGGGAAATGGCGAAAGGCTTAGAAAAATACCATTTTGGAGACCTTCTTCCAGAAATGCGGTGATGGCTTCGCCGAAAAGTAAGCCCTCCGCAATGCTGCATCCTGCTCTCTCGTCCACCCCTCAAAACCACAACACTCCTCCACCTCACTTCTTCCAGTGTCCATCTCCACTTCAACATTCTCCTCCCTCTGTCTCCTCTTcttgtgatagcccagccagcccaaacaaaccaaaaaaaaaaaaaaaaaatgacgaagactcccacagggagtcttcttctcccaacCGGCTCCTAATCAGAGTCGAAAACCTCACCGAAGAGGAGTCAAACTTCTCTCCTTTGGttttatttaaaggggagacccttctcccttcttcctaccaaagaatcccggggcaaaacggcggcaatcgccgaaaaaatcccgcggaagaccgtccctgtgccgtccaatttctcgccggaaaagcttcgccagcgacggaggtaagcctcctccccttcctctcttctcccccttcctttccgtgccgatgtgcacgctcgccggctaccggagtcgccggattttgttgcggaagtaaccttcatttttgtcgtttctcttctctctctagaatcttctctctagattatttctctctcttaagatttttaaaattttgagaagaatgatgatgaatttaaataatcctagtgatggatttttgatctgcgatcgtcggacggtataccgacatccactttgatcagattagatatttttaagattttaatttctataattttattaaattatccatataataatcttagcatgatttgatctgatcgatcgaatttgttgaatcatatcgtctgaggagttcaagatgagttttctctctctaaaattttctctctctaaaattttctctctctaaaatattctctcttgattgattctctctctaaaaaaaaggttagtgaatgaagaaatttcttttaatagtcttgatctgattctaatgaaaaatcctgatccatgattgtcagacagcatattggcacccaccttaatcagactatgaatctttagatttgatcatccatgatttcgatctagccatgacttgatttgatcatgttgatttcaccaatcgagatattggatcaatcgtaatgttggattgtgtcacctgatcaattcgaattgtacctcatgaattctctctcctctgattttctctctccactcgattttatgaaattgatgaagaaactttggtcctatcacttcgaattcgatttgatctgatagtcaaattttggatcgtttaggtcctaattagattttgattagatgaaattagatgatcggacccaatctaaaccgttgaaatatggtattcgtattctttctaattattgaaattgattctgtataggattgtggatgtttgattatgggatatcgcaatatgatctacgaatagaatttttggaagaaaatttatagaattatgtggatttattggaatgcgttcgaggtaagtaatgtttcactttttctagatttatcggtaaattataatgtatttttctgatatgatttgtgaaacgatgcatgaattggatgaatagtattttgttatgaaaacatcttatttgaaatattatgatgaagcatgattgaatatattgatttcatgatgaaattatattgattgatttcgatactacatgattatatgttttattatcgaaattagaatatgaaatatgatttatgaagaattatgatataagaaacattatgaattgacaacctgactatgtaaaggaccccgctaaTGGGGgcatacgttggcaattgattgtcctgagagtttatgtcgccaacgagaccagcgacatgtcgtcagagagaccagcgacaaaccgccagcgagaccagcggttccaaaggacatggctgctagatgattcgcagcctaccgcaagcagatacgcggtattatgaccctgccacaggaaaaatgtggtcatagctcatggttgacgaaaagaaattgaagaacaaaagaaattgaaatttggaaagaaacttgaattttcgaaaaagaaatgaatttggcatgaattatgttgcataattgaaattgatttcgaattgatgaactctatatgcttatttttttataaatgatgatttacttaaatgcctgatgaaatctgtttaaaagtgatcattgcttactgggctgtctagctcattacctcctattttactgtttttacagatgttgaagaattaagatgatacaagatatgaatggaagagtgatcagaagtagaatcttcatacttttattttaggttgaaaggcttattgaatttgatgcaaagcctttgaatcgttgttgaatttattgagatattaaagaaaaaatttaggtcgttatattttagatttaaattgttgactaattattccgctgttgttttaggatagtatgataagatgccttgcatgcttatgggaagagttttctatgagtatgcggcggttgccatgaccctcgattcaaaatctcgggtcaggggcgtgacaattaatatggtatcagagcataagtggatgaattatgaaacatagaattagatatagaatgggtgtaagtggatagacaccagggacattatagtgtagatctttgatgattgtagtgagagaaatatttaaaatttttgattaaatattgagattatgtataaaaggatcctaagagattatgacatatagaatttaaaatatgatggatgatctattgatcatgatatgattaattagatcttgatcgaaagtaatcataaaaggattgatataaaattttattgtgcattgtggttattaatttgagcattggttattcaagtgaatcgtaagttcaaattcgatgtaagAATAATACTTTGATATTACTTTTAGttaagaagttgactattattggaaagataaagatttgataataaaatattgttccaggatggactaagaataatcttttatgatgcttgattggaatatttatcgaaattgtatttgatatgtggatcatatataaagtggcatattaggatgaatgcatatttgaggatattgcaaagaaacctattgatgaaatcgattataaggttgtagaatattcatcatactggaatctttaatcatcattcttagatctagaaaatagatcttattatgtctcttggagactacatgatgtgtatgaaattttaatttaaagattttgtatctaagttgatcaagagattttctgatattattgttgagattgttaatgaaaaattgatatctttagattaagataaaagatctgatttatatttatttcagattaagggatctatgtgaatttataatttagaaatttaggatttaggaattgatatggagttcctttgcttctgttaatgaggtccctaattgaatctactattaaatggagatttgatttttttgaagcttgtataattgttatgaaaagatatttgatagatattgaagatcctgatgataaaaatttttaaaaaaaaataataatgatttgaaattcttatatattctgattatgtccaaatttggtggagcatcgaaggattttttttctccattaatttaacttataaagatttttggtttgaaaattatcgaattaaattgatatgagaattgagatttgattcatattgattatagtaaatctatatga contains these protein-coding regions:
- the LOC140858146 gene encoding divinyl chlorophyllide a 8-vinyl-reductase, chloroplastic-like, which produces MLLSISSSNPLLLHSHPHLSSLPHFPSSLLISPLINPSKPKPSTIKLSIDASSSPIPPSPVLKPTTTPSPSFRTKPPKDINILVTGSTGYIGKFVVRELCRRGFNVIAVARERSGIRGRNDKDQTLQQLAGSTVCFSDVTDLDALHRSLDSLGLPIDAVVCCLASRTGGIKDSWKIDYSATRNSLVAGRRLGASHLVLLSAICVQKPLLEFQRAKLKFEAKLEKEAADGTGFTYSIVRPTAFFKSLGGQVETVKGGKPYVMFGDGRLCACKPISEEDLASFIADCVMDEDKTCKILPIGGPGKALTPLEQGEMLFRLLGQEPKFLKVPIGVMDFAIGVLDFLSKIFPSLEDAAEFGRIGRYYAAESMLVLDPETGEYSADKTPSYGEDTLEDFFAKVIREGMAGQELGEQTIF
- the LOC140857803 gene encoding uncharacterized protein; the protein is MDTGRSEVEECCGFEGWTREQDAALRRAYFSAKPSPHFWKKVSKMVPGKSAQECFNRIHADLATPTQPQPRSRANRLNLSPVGIFTLSDSKSTELMKTKVKRVRSSKQNILVAQKTARHLMRKHCLVDRSQEADHFLILETSPYLLPQEHPEINSPDCIIKPSSCLQKCSERSSSSHKKMLSRFKTRQADPSPEVLKQIKNIALHEKYIDHLHCRDARRRTFAKTANSDADWCTKTNTELEIGAFKAARTSLISEARDHISHFRQIQANLLDNHESFDTDDDSDDTDDYVDDDDDE